In the genome of Burkholderia sp. PAMC 26561, the window ACCGGGTCGTGGGCTTCTCGAATGTCGATGCATCGCGCGCGATGGTGCGCCATCTCTACGAACGCGGCTATAAGCGCATCGCGTTCGTGAGCAGCGCGTCGAAGCTGGATAGCCGCGGTATCGATCGGCGTCGCGGGTATCTGAAGGAGGTGAGGGCGGCCGGTTGCGAACCGCGCGACATCACCAAAAGCGCATGGACGACGACCATGGCGCACGGCGTTGCAATGGCGCATGGTGCGGCCGCGTTGCAGCAGTTGCTCGAACGCTGGCCCGACACCGACGCCGTCATGTGCGCAAGCGACATCCACGCGTTTGGAGCGGTGATGGCGTGTCATCGGCTGGGGTTGGCGGTCCCGGGGGATATCGCGATTGCGGGCTTCGGGGACTTCGAGGTTTCGCGGCATTGCTATCCGACCATCACGACCGTTTCAGTCGATGCCTATGGGATTGGCCGCGCCACCGGCGAGTCCTTGCTCACGGCACTGGACGAAGTGGAAGGCGATGAAAAGCTCGACAAGACGCGCGGCGTGAAAACGACCGCTGCGACCAGGCGCAAGCCGTCTCCACCCGTCATCGAAATTCACTACGAAGTCGTGCCGCGCGAGAGCACCTAGTGCTCCCGCGTGGCATGCACGAAGCTGGGCGCTTAGTGGTTGTCTTAGTGGTTATGCCGCGACTCGCCCCGCGTTTCGACAATGTTGAGATACAACGTCGCCGGCTCCAGGCATGCGCCGCTGCCTTGCTGCCCGACCATGCTTCTGTAGATCTCTTCCCACGGCGTCATGTTCTTAAGTACGGGCGGCTTCCATGCCGCACGACGCTGCGCGAGTTCGGCCTCGGGGATCATCAGGTCGACCTTGCGCGTCTTCAAATCGATGCGAATCCTGTCACCCGATACGAGCAATGCAAGGCCACCGCCAACGGCTGCTTCCGGCGAGACATTGAGAATCGAAGGGCTCGCCGATGTCCCGCTCTGACGACCATCGCCGAGCGTTGGCAGTGTGTCGATACCGCGCTTGAGTAACGCTGCCGGCGGCTGCATGTTCACCACTTCGGCGCCCCCAGGGAAGCCGACTGGCCCGCAATTGCGGATGACGAGGATCGAACGTTCATCGACACCCATTGCCGGGTCTTCAATACGCGCGTGATAGTCCTCCGGACCTTCGAACACGACGACCTTCCCTTCGAACACGTCGGGATGATCGGGATCGGCGAGAAAGCGCTTGCGGAAGGCTTCGTCGATCACGCTGACCTTCATCACGGCGCTGTCGAAGAGGTTGCCCGAGAGCACCACGTAACCCGCCGATTCCTTCAACGGGTTTTCATAGGCACGGATGACCTCGCGGTCAGGCACGGGGACCGTGGCCAGATCTTCGCCCAGCGTCTTGCCGGTCACGGTACGCACGGAGGCGTCGAGACGGCCGGCATCGAACAGTTCTTTCATCACCGCCGGCACGCCGCCCGCGCGATGAAACGCTTCGCCCAGGAACCGTCCCGCCGGCTGGCAATCGACCAGCAGCGGCACCTCGGGCCCAAGCCGCTGCCAGTCTTCCAGCGTATGGTCGATACCCATGTGCCGCGCAATCGCGATCATGTGGATCGGACAATTCGATGACGCGCCGAGCGCCGCCGCCGCGACGACCGCGTTCTCGAAAGCGCCCTTGGTCATGATGTCCGAAGGCCGCAGGTTTTCGGCGACCATCTCCACGATCCGCTTGCCGGTCGCATAAGCCATCCAGCCACGCTCGCGATGCGGACCCGGGATCGCCGCGCAGCCGGGCAGCGACATGCCGAGCGCTTCGGCGAGCGAGTTCATGGAAAGCGCGGTGCCCATGGTGTTGCAATGCCCGACCGACGGCGCCGACGACGCCACCATATCCATGAATCCCGGATAGTCGATCTCACCCGCCGACAGCCGTTTGCGCGCGTCCCAGATCACCGTGCCGGAGCCTGCGAGCTTGCCGTGATACCAGCCGTCGAGCATCGGGCCGCCGGACAGGACGATCGCCGGAATGTTGACCGTGGCCGCAGCCATCAGGCATGCGGGCGTGGTTTTATCGCAGCCGGTGGTAAGCACGACGCCATCGATGGGATAGCCGTGCAGGATCTCCACGAGCCCGAGATAAGCGAGGTTGCGATCGAGCGCGGCGGTCGGACGCTTGCCGGTTTCCTGGATCGGATGCACCGGAAATTCGAGCGGAATGCCGCCGGCGTCGCGGATGCCATCGCGCACGCGGGTGGCGAGTTCGATGTGATGACGATTGCACGGCGCGAGATCGGAACCCGTCTGCGCGATACCGATGATCGGCTTGCCCGACTGCAGCTCTTCGCGCGTGATGCCATAGTTCATATAGCGCTCGAGATACAGCGCGGTCATGCCGGGGTCGGAGGGATCATCGAACCAGCGGCGGCTGCGAAGACGGTTTTGCGGGGTGTTCGATTGATTCGACATGCTTGTCTGTCCGTTTTATTTGTATGGGGAGTCAGTGATTCGTTCTAGGTTCAACGCGTGGAAAACTCGGTCACGAGCGGCGCGCCACTGAAGAACGCCCTCAAGTTCTCACGCACCAGTTGCGCCATCGCACTGCGCGTTTCGACGGTTGCGCTGGAGCGGTGCGGCTGCAGCACGACGTTGTCCAGCGTGAAAAAACGCGGATCGATTGAAGGCTCGTTCCAGAATACATCCAGCGCGGCGCCGCGAATACGGCGTTCGTTCAGATATTCGAGCAACACGGGTTCGTCGACAATACTTCCACGCGCGATGTTCACCAGAATGCCATCGGGTCCGAGCGCGTCGAACACATCGCGGCTTACCGATCCCTGGCTCTGCTTGTCCGCCGCCGCACAGATCACGAGGAAATCCGATTCGCGCGCCAGGGCCACGGCGCTGTCGCAATACGTGTAGCCGACATCGTCGAACTGGACGCGATCGTGATACGCAATGGACATGTCGAACGCAGCGGCCCGCTTCGCCAGTGCGCGTCCTACACGGCCGAGTCCGAGAACGCCAAGGCGCTTGCCGAACATGCGCGTGGCGAGCGGAATTGCGGCCTTGCCCCATTGAGCGTCGCGCACGAGGCGATCGTTCGCCGGGATCTGGCGCGCAATCGAAAGCATCAGGCCGATGCCCATGTCGGCGACATCGCCAGTCAGCACATCGGGCGTATTGGTCACGCGAATGCCGCGTTTTGCTGCGTGTGCGAGATCGATCGCATCGACTCCGACGCCGTACGACACGATGATCTCGAGCGCCGGCAACGCCTCGATCAACTCGGCGCTTGCGCCGGCTTCGCCGTTGGTGGCGAGCGCGCGAATGCGGGAACCGACTTCAGCGAGCAATGCACCCCGATTGGCGCAATCCGACAGGACGTGCAGCGAGAAATGACGTTCGAGTTCCGCCATATCACGCTCCGGATACCGGACGACTACCAGTAAATCCGTCTTGTGCATGCCATCTCCTCATGTTAGATTCGTTTAATGGTTACCGGTAACCATACCTCACGATGAAACGCATGTCCAGCAGTGGGTGACTTCAAGGTAGCGAGACGATGACGAATTCAAAGGACCGGCCGGAGAAGATTGCTTTTCTTGGGATCGGCTTGATGGGAGAGCGGCAAGCACGCGTGCTGCTCAGGGCGGGCTACGGGCTAACCGCCTGGAACCGTACCCGGGACAAAGCCGAGCGCTTGCGTGCGGATGGCGCGGACGTTGCGGACTCGCCGGCTGAAGCGGTTCGCAATGCCGACATCGTGATTACGATGCTTGCAAACGGCGAGACCGTGCACGATGTTCTGTTCGATCAAGGCGCGGCGCAGGCGTTGAGTGCCGATGCGGTAGTTATCGACATGAGCTCGATCCGTCCCGACCAGGCGATCACGCATGCGCGTCTGCTTGCCGCGCGAGGTGTTCGACATATCGATGCCCCCGTATCAGGCGGCACGAGTGGCGCGGAAAACGCGACGCTTGCAATCATGTGCGGCGGCGATGCAGAGGTCTTCGATCGTGTATCGCCCGTGCTGCGTTGCATGGGGCGGCCTGTGTTGATGGGCGCTCACGGCACGGGGCAACTCGCCAAGCTCGCGAATCAGATGATCGTGGGCACGACCATTGGCGTGGTGGCCGAGGCGTTGTCGCTGGTTGCGAAGGGCGGTGCGAACCCCGCGATGCTGATCGAAGCGCTCGCGGGCGGTTACGCCGACAGCACCATCCTGCGCATCCACGGCCGCCGCATGGTCGACAAAAACTTCGAGGTCAGTGGCCGGTCGAGCTCGCAACTCAAGGATCTTCAAAACGCGTTGCGTGCGGCACAGGACGTGGGCGCGTCGATGCCGTACACCCAACTCAGCGCGCAGCTTTTCACGTCTCTCATCGCGCATCACGGCGATATCGATCACAGCGGAGTCGTGAAGATCATCGGCGATCAGACAGCATGAACAACCGTTTCATTCGATACGTCCGCAGCCCTAACCAATCCGAAGCGGACAATACATACATAAAGAAATAGCCGGGATTCAATCAACCGGCAAACCGATTTGCAAAGGAGACGCAAATGGATCTGCAGCACCCCCCAATACCCGAACTACCTTCGGCGTCGCTCGCCGGTACGCCAACCAAGGCGCCGGTTTCACCACAGCAATTGCGGCGTGCAATCCTCACGGGCGCGGTCGGAAGCGCCCTCGAGTATTACGACTTTGCGATCTTCGGACTCGCGTCGGCGCTGGTTTTCAGTCATATCTTTTTTCCGGCGCTCGGTGCGAAAGCCGGCCTGCTGGCGAGTTTCGGCACCTATGGTGCGGGCTTCCTCGCGCGGCCGTTCGGCGGCCTGTTCTTTGGTTCCATCGGCGACAGGAAGGGGCGCAAGTTCGTGTTGCTCGTGACCATCGCGATCATGGGGACATCGACCATGCTGATCGGACTGTTGCCGAGCGGCACGATCGGCGCGGTATCGCTCGTCGTATTGCGGCTCGTGCAAGGTTTCGGCGCGGGCGCCGAGCAAGCGGGGGCATCGACGCTCATGGCGGAGGTCGCGCCCGTCAAACAACGCGGCTTCTTCGCGGCGCTGCCGTTCGTCGGCATCTTCGCCGGGCTGGGTCTCGCGACGGGCACGTTCAGCATCATGCAACACGTGCTGGGTGAGCAGGCCATACTTGATTGGGCGTGGCGCATTCCGTTTGTATCGAGCGTAGTGCTGATCGGCGTTGCGGTATGGATCCGGTTGCGCTTGCGTGAGAGTCCGACGTTCCTGAGCCTCGAAGGCGCGCAAGCCGTCATCAAGTCGCCGATGAAAACCGTCATCACCCACGCCCGCCGTCCCGTACTCGCCGCCACGCTGATGCGTTTTGCCGAGCAGGGCGGACGACGATCTACACCACAGTCGTCATTGCGTTCCTGGGCGGCACGGTCGCCGCGAAGCTGGGTATGAAGCCGTCCGCGCTGAGTTCGATCGGCACGACAGGCGCGCTGATCGCGAGCATGGCCAGCGTCATCACCACGCCGATGTTCGGCGCATTGTCGGATCGGATCGGGCGTATTGCGGTGTATCGCGGCGGCGCGATCTTCATGCTGCTCTGGTCGGTGCCGTCCTGGTACATGGTGAGCACGGGCAAACCGCTGTGGGTCGACATTGCGATGTTCGGCGGCCTCGCGCTCGGCGCGAACAGCATGCTTGGCGCGCAATGCGCTCACTTCTCGGAACTCTTCGGCAACCGCTACCGGTATTCGGGCGTGGCGCTCGCACGCGAACTGGGCGCGGTGCTGTCGGGCGGACTCGCGCCCTTGCTCGGCATCTACCTGATCGGGTTATCGGACGGTGCGTTCTGGGTCATGGGCGTCTACATGGCAGTGTTGTCGGCGATCACGCTGATTGGCGTGTCCTTGTCGACGGAAACCCGCCGGCGCGACCTGACCTTGCTCGATGACGCCGTGCACTGATTTCGCCGCGCAAAACGTGCCCGGATCATTGTTGCGGATCCGGTTTCAGCGGCACGTTTATCGAGTCCGCGGAGGGGGCCGGAAGGGGAGCAAGAAGGGGGGGCAAGAAGGGCGCGGATGTTATACTTCGCGCGCTTTACAGAGTGCCCGTTCGTTGACCGAGCGTACTTTCAAGGTGCACCGCGGTTCGTCGAATCGTGCAACGCCTTGACTGATAAGGCTCACCGGCAGGAGGTCGCACCTCGTCCACACCGGCCGAATTCACGAGAAAGGCGAACTCCGGTTCGCCTTTTTTATTGCCCGCTGCTGTAACATCGGGCGTTTCGTATTAGGCAGAATCGTCACGCATGCTCGACTTTTTCCGTAACCACCAACGCCTGATGATGGCCCTGTTGATCCTGATCGTCGTGCCGGGATTGGGTATCGTGGGTGTCCAGGGTTTCAGCAGTTTCTTCGACGAAAACGCAAACGTCGCCAGCGTCAACGGCCACAAGATCACGCGTGTCGAGTACGACGGCGCGATGCGTCAACAAGTCGATCGCGCGCGCCAGATGCTCGGTGCGCAGTTCGACCCGAAGATGTTCGAAACGCCGCAAATGCGCGCTTCGCTGATCGACAGCCTCGTTCAACAGCGCGTTCTCGCCGATGAAACCCAGCGCCTGCACCTGACCGCATCGGATCAGGCCGTGCGCCGCGCGCTCCTGGCCGACCCGACGATTGCATCGTTGCGCAAGCCCGATGGTTCGATCGATCTGGACCAGTACAAGCAACTGCTCGCCATGCAGGGCATCACGCCCGAGCAATACGACGAGCGCGTGCGTTATGGCCTGGCTGCCGATCAGCTTCCTTCGAGCATCCAGTCGACCGCGTTCACGTCGAAGACACTGGCGCAGAGCCTGACCGAGATCGCCGAGCAGCGTCGTGACGTGCAGGGCCTTGCTTTGCGCACCGCCGATTACGCCGCGAAGGTCCAGCCGACCGACGCGCAACTCAAGTCTTACTACGACGCGCACAGCGCCGAGTTCACGACGCCGGAATCCGCGAACATCCAGTACCTGGTGATGTCGCCGGCGACCTTGGCGACCGCGATCAAACCCACGGACGCCGATCTCAGGAAGTACTACGACGACAACATCGCGCGCTTCAAGACGCAGGCCGAAGTGCGCGCGAGCCACATCCTGATCACCGCGCCGAAAGACGCGAGCGCAGCCGACAAGGCCAAGGCGAAGGCGCAAGCCGACGCGTTGCTCGCGCAAGTGAAGGCGCATCCGGACCAGTTCGCGCAGATCGCGCAGAAGGAATCGCAGGACCCGGGTTCGGCATCGAAGGGCGGTGACCTCGGGTACTTCTCGCACGGCATGATCGCGGGCGGCAAGGCATTCGACGACGCCGCGTTCGGCCTGAAGAAGGGCGAAATCAGCGGCGTGGTGCAGACGGATTTCGGTTACCACATCATCCAGGCAACCGACGTCAAGCCGTCCGCCACCCAGTCGTTCGACGAAGTGAAGGACCAGATCACGCGTGACGTCACCGCGACGCAAGCCGCGAAAAATCTCGCCGATGAAGCCGAAGGTTTCACGTCGCTCGTCTACGAAAAATCGAAGACGCTGCAACCTGCCGCAGATAAATACAAGCTGCAGATCCAGACCGCGACGGTCGGACCGAAGCCCGACCCGAAGCTGCCGGCCGACAGCCCGCTGAACAACCCGAAGGTCCTGAACGCCATCTTTGCTTCGGACGCGGTGAAGGAGCGCAACAACACGCAGGCTATCGATATCGGCAACAGCACGCTGGTCGCAGCGCGTGTGACGGACTACAAGCCGGCGGCCGTCCCCGCGCTCGACACGATCAAGGACGCAGTGCGCACCAAGGTCGTCGCAGAGCAAGCCGCGGAGATGGCGCGCAAGGACGGCGCGGCGAAGCTTGCCGACGTGCAGAAATCAAACTCGACGACAGGGTTCTCATCGGTGGCAAAGGTATCGCGTAACGACGCGCAAGGCGTGCCGCCCGCAGCGCTCGCCGCGATCTTCAAGGCGGATTCGTCGAAGCTGCCAACGTACGTAGGCGTCGATCTTGGCGCCGATGGTTACGCGATCTACCGTGTGGACGGGATCGAGAAGCCGGAGCCGGTTGCCGCAGACCGCCTGACGGGTGCGCAGCAGCAGGTCGCGCAGGTTTATGCCCAGGCCGAGATGGAATCGTATCTCGACGCATTGAAGGCGCGCTCCAAGGTGAAGATCAATGCACCGGCCACCAACGCGCCGGCAGAGCAGCCGCAATAAACTGAAGCGTACTTACGCGTACGCAACACAAACAAAAGCCCCGCTGGCCAAAACCAGCGGGGCTTTTTTTATCGCTAAAACCTGCTTACAGGCAGGCCTGGATATCGCCAGTGGCGTCGCTGCCGCCCGCGCCAGCGGCACGGAAGCCGACCCACGAACCCGGGCCCGAATAGTTGGGACGCACGACGGCGGCGGCGCCGTTCGGCGGTTGCTGACCCGGAACGTAGACATCGGCTGCCATGTCGTTCGCGAGCGTGTCTTGCGACACCACTTGCTGCTGTGATTTATCGGCCCATTTCTGCGCGATACATTGTGCGACCACCTTGGGCGGTTGCTGGCTCGTGCCGACCTGGCTGACGTTAGCGGGCGGTTGAGCGGCGCAAGCCGAGATCGCGACGGTCATAGCGAGAATTGGTAAATATTTCACGTTACCTCCTTTCAATGCGCTCACAAGCGGAGCCGGGGTTTTTTCAGGGTTACGCGAAAGTCTTGATGCTGAATCGTGGCCTTTCTTCGCGCATGGCTGAAAGCCGGCTGGGCAACGCGTGACGGGGTTTAAACGTGAATCGCTTCAAAAACGGCTAAATCCCCATCATTTCGATGGCGTGCCCAGCAAAGGTCTCAAAACTGGCCAGACGTTATTTAATAGCAAAGGCTGGGCCTGAGGGGTCGGATGAATTTGGTCTGCCTGGAACATTTCAGGCTTGTTCTCCATGCCTGCAAGAAGGAACGGGACGAGCGGCACCTGTTTCTCCTTCGATAACTTTTCGTACACGGCGTGGAATTTTTGCGAGTAGTCCGGGCCATAGTTAGGCGGAACGTACATGCCGACGAGTAAAACCTTCGCATGGACCGCCTGCGATTTCTCGATGATCGTGCGCAGGTTGGTTTCGGTGGTGGCTAGCGGGACGCCGCGTAACGCGTCGTTGGCGCCCAGTTCCACGATCACCACCTTCGGCTTGATCCGGTTGAGTGCGGCGGGCAGGCGGGCGAGGCCGCCGCTGGTCGTGTCGCCGCTGATGCTTGAATTGGCGACGCTATAATCGAAGCGCTCTTGCGTCAGCTTCTGCCGCATCAGGTTGACCCATCCTGTATCGCGCGGCAGACCGTATTCCGCCGATATGCTGTCACCCAGCACCACAATGGCCGGCGCCGCGGGCGCGGCCATTGCGGTATGGGCCAACGCATCGGCCGCTTGTGCCGGCGCCGTGGCCGCGTATCCGACCATCGCCAGCAGCGCCAGTGTGGCGCGTGGTGTCCAGTTCACCTTAAGTCTCTCCATGCCAAACAATATCGAACCAGTCATTGAAGTACGGGGTTTAAGCAAGCGGGTAAAGGACGCGACGGGTGAATTGATCATCCTCGATCAGATCGACCTGTCGATAGAAAAAGGCAGCAGCGTCGCCATAGTCGGCGCATCGGGCTCGGGTAAGTCTACTTTGCTTGGGCTGCTCGCAGGATTGGACAGCGCGAGCAGCGGGTCGGTTCGCTTGCTCGGCCGTGACCTTGGCGCGCTCAATGAAGATGAACGCGCGGCATTGCGCAGCGGGTCGGTCGGATTCGTGTTCCAGTCGTTTCAGTTGATGCCGCATCTGACCGCGCTGGAAAACGTGATGTTGCCGCTGGAGTTGCGTGGCGGCGTGCCGCACAAGGACATCACGTCGCGTGCGCGCGACCTCCTCGAACAAGTTGGATTGGGTCAGCGGACCGCGCACTATCCGAAGCTTTTGTCAGGTGGCGAACAACAACGCGTGGCGCTGGCGCGTGCGTTTGTCACGCATCCAGCCATCCTTTTCGCCGATGAACCCACGGGCAGCCTGGACGCCGCGACGGGTTACGCGATCATCGACCTGATGTTCGAGATGAACCGGCGCAACGGCGCAACGCTGATCCTCGTCACGCACGATACCGAACTCGCCGAGCGCTGCGATGCGACGGTGACAATCGAAGCCGGGCGAATCGTGAACAGTTTGAGCGTATAAAAAACGAAGGGCGTACCAGTCTCAAGTGACCGGAACGCCCCACGCCGCTTAGATGCTCTTCAGTGCGGCTTGCGCCCGCGCGATCAGCGCCGACGTCGACGAATCGTGCTTGGACGGATCGGACTTCGAACTGGTGATATCGGCTTCAACGACCTTGCCGAGAATCTTGCCCAGTTCCACGCCCCACTGATCGAACGAATTGATGTCCCAGACCGCGCCCTGTACCAGCACCTTGTGCTCGTACAGCGCGATCACGGCGCCGAGCGTTTCCGGCGTGAGTGAATCGAGGATGATCGTGGTCGTCGGACGATTGCCCGGGAAGCTCAAATGCGTCGCGAGTTCTTCCTTGCCTTCGCCCGCAACCTTCTTCGCTTCTTCAAGCGTACGTCCGAGCATCAGCGCTTCACTTTGCGCGAAGCAATTCGCAAGCAGCTTGGCGTGATGATCGATGAGCGGATGCTCCGGCTTCAATACCGCGATGAAGTCGACCGGAATCAGCGTCGGGCCCTGATGCAGCATCTGATAGAACGCGTGCTGGCCGTTGGTGCCGGGTTCGCCCCAGATCACGGCGGCGGTCGGGTAATCGACCATGGTGCCGTCGAGCCGCGCCGACTTGCCGTTGCTCTCCATCTCGAGCTGCTGGAGATACGACGAGAGATACCGCATGGCTTGCGAGTATGGCGCGACCATCACGCTTTGCGACTCGAAGAAATCGCGATACCAGATCCCGATCATGCCCATCAGGACAGGCAGGTTGCGCTCGAACGGCGCGGTCCGGAAATGCTCGTCCATGGCATGCGCGCCGGCCAGCAGTTTCTCGAAGTTTTCAGGCCCGACCGAGATCACGATCGACAAGCCGACAGCCGACCACAGCGAATAACGGCCGCCGACCCAGTCCCACATCTCGAAGACGTTTTCGCGCGCGATACCGAACTTGACCACTTCCTCCGGATTCGCCGATACACCCACGAAGTGCTTCGACAACGCGTCTTCCGGGCAGCCGCTCTTCACGAACCAGTCGCGCATGGAACGCGCATTGGTCATGGTTTCGAGCGTAGTGAACGTCTTCGATACCACGATGGCCAGCGTCTCTTCGGCATTGATGTCCTTGAGCACGTTGTAGATATCGGCGCCATCGACGTTGGAGACAAATTCCGTCTTGATCTCCGGCAGCGCGAGGTGCTGCAGCGCGTGCACGACCATCTTCGGGCCAAGGTCCGAACCGCCAATGCCTATGTTCACCACGTGGCGAATGCGCTTGCCGGTGTAGCCCGTCCACGAGCCGTCGCGAACCTTGTTCGCGAACGCGGCCATCTTGGCTTTTTCAGCGCGGATTTCCTTCTGGAAGGGCGAGTTGTCGTCGGTCGCTCGCAACGCCGTGTGCAGCACTGCGCGATGTTCCGTGACGTTGACGATGTCGCCCGCGAATACCGCGTCGCGCTTCGCTGCGACCTTCGCCTGCCCGGCGAGCTCCACGAGCAGCTTGAGCGTGGCTTCGGTGATGCGGTTCTTCGAGAAATCGACGGAGATGCCGCCGCCGTCGAACGTCAGGCGCTCGGCGCGGGACGGTTGGGTGTCGTTTTGCGGCGCGAACCAGTCGCGCAGGCGCTCGTCACGGATGGCATCGTAATGCGCCTGGAGCGCCGGCCAGGCAGGAAGCGAATTGAGCGTCATAACGGTCCGTTTTTAGAAGGTGGCGGAAAGTGTTGATCATCACGCGCGGCCGGACAGGTTTCACATCGACCGCCTAACGCGAGACAACAAGTATAGCCACGATGGATGAACGATTGCTTGCTTGAGCGTAAAGGCGTGCTGCCGGCATGCCGTGTTTAGTTACGTCGGGTAGAACAGGCGGTTGATCAGCGCGCGAACCTTGGGAGCGAGTTCGCCCGCCGTCAGGC includes:
- the pgi gene encoding glucose-6-phosphate isomerase translates to MTLNSLPAWPALQAHYDAIRDERLRDWFAPQNDTQPSRAERLTFDGGGISVDFSKNRITEATLKLLVELAGQAKVAAKRDAVFAGDIVNVTEHRAVLHTALRATDDNSPFQKEIRAEKAKMAAFANKVRDGSWTGYTGKRIRHVVNIGIGGSDLGPKMVVHALQHLALPEIKTEFVSNVDGADIYNVLKDINAEETLAIVVSKTFTTLETMTNARSMRDWFVKSGCPEDALSKHFVGVSANPEEVVKFGIARENVFEMWDWVGGRYSLWSAVGLSIVISVGPENFEKLLAGAHAMDEHFRTAPFERNLPVLMGMIGIWYRDFFESQSVMVAPYSQAMRYLSSYLQQLEMESNGKSARLDGTMVDYPTAAVIWGEPGTNGQHAFYQMLHQGPTLIPVDFIAVLKPEHPLIDHHAKLLANCFAQSEALMLGRTLEEAKKVAGEGKEELATHLSFPGNRPTTTIILDSLTPETLGAVIALYEHKVLVQGAVWDINSFDQWGVELGKILGKVVEADITSSKSDPSKHDSSTSALIARAQAALKSI